A single Loxodonta africana isolate mLoxAfr1 chromosome 12, mLoxAfr1.hap2, whole genome shotgun sequence DNA region contains:
- the NCF1 gene encoding neutrophil cytosol factor 1 isoform X1, with amino-acid sequence MGDLFIRHIALLGYEKRFVPSQHYVYMFLVKWQDLSEKVVYRRFTEIYEFHKILKEMFPIEAGDINPENRIIPHLPAPRWFDGQRTAESRQGTLTEYCSALMGLPAKISRCPHLLDFFKVRPDDLKLPTDSQVKKPETYLMAKDGKTNAADITGPIILQTYRAIADYEKSSGSEMALASGDVVDVVEKGESGWWFCQMKAKRGWVPASYLEPLDSPDEAEDPEPNYAGEPYVTIKAYTAVEKDEVTLGEGETIEVIHKLLDGWWVIRKEDITGYFPSMYLQKSGQDPDQAKRQIKNRGAPPRRSSIRNAHSIHQRSRKRLSQDAYRRNSVRFLQQRRRPAGPGPRIAGGAIQEQPQGESAKAQPAVPPRPSADLILHRCSESTKRKLASAV; translated from the exons GTGTACATGTTCCTCGTGAAGTGGCAGGACCTGTCAGAGAAGGTGGTCTACCGACGCTTCACCGAGATCTACGAGTTTCAC AAAATCTTAAAGGAAATGTTCCCTATCGAGGCTGGGGACATCAACCCAGAGAACAGGATCATCCCCCACCTGCCAG CACCCCGGTGGTTTGATGGCCAGCGGACCGCTGAGAGCCGCCAGGGCACACTCACCGAGTACTGCAGTGCGCTCATGGGTCTGCCCGCCAAGATCTCCCGCTGCCCCCATCTGCTGGACTTCTTCAAGGTGCGCCCGGATGACCTCAAGCTGCCCACCGACAGCCA GGTGAAGAAGCCGGAGACATACCTGATggccaaggatggcaagactaatgCAGCCG ACATCACCGGGCCCATCATCCTGCAGACGTACCGCGCCATCGCTGATTACGAGAAGAGCTCGGGCTCCGAGATGGCCCTGGCCTCGGGCGACGTGGTGGACGTGGTGGAGAAGGGCGAGAGCG GTTGGTGGTTCTGCCAGATGAAGGCGAAGCGCGGCTGGGTCCCGGCGTCCTACTTGGAGCCCCTGGATAGTCCTGACGAGGCAGAGGACCCAGAGCCCAACTATGCAG GTGAGCCCTATGTCACCATCAAGGCCTACACTGCTGTGGAGAAGGACGAGGTGACCTTGGGTGAGGGCGAGACCATTGAGGTTATCCATAAGCTCCTGGACGGCTGGTGGGTCATCAG gaaagaggacaTCACAGGCTACTTCCCGTCCATGTACCTGCAAAAGTCGGGGCAGGACCCGGACCAGGCCAAACGCCAGATCAAGAACCGAGGGGCGCCGCCCCGCAG GTCCTCCATCCGCAACGCGCACAGCATCCACCAGCGGTCGCGGAAGCGCCTCAGCCAGGACGCCTATCGCCGCAACAGCGTCCGCTTCCTGCAGCAGCGCCGCCGCCCGGCTGGGCCGGGACCACGCATCGCGGGGGGCGCCATCC AGGAGCAGCCGCAGGGCGAAAGCGCGAAGGCGCAGCCCGCAGTGCCCCCGCGGCCCAGCGCCGACCTCATCCTGCACCGCTGTAGCGAGAGCACCAAGCGGAAGCTGGCGTCGGCCGTCTGA
- the NCF1 gene encoding neutrophil cytosol factor 1 isoform X3, translated as MGDLFIRHIALLGYEKRFVPSQHYVYMFLVKWQDLSEKVVYRRFTEIYEFHKILKEMFPIEAGDINPENRIIPHLPAPRWFDGQRTAESRQGTLTEYCSALMGLPAKISRCPHLLDFFKVRPDDLKLPTDSQVKKPETYLMAKDGKTNAADITGPIILQTYRAIADYEKSSGSEMALASGDVVDVVEKGESGWWFCQMKAKRGWVPASYLEPLDSPDEAEDPEPNYAGEPYVTIKAYTAVEKDEVTLGEGETIEVIHKLLDGWWVIRKEDITGYFPSMYLQKSGQDPDQAKRQIKNRGAPPRRSSIRNAHSIHQRSRKRLSQDAYRRNSVRFLQQRRRPAGPGPRIAGGAIHR; from the exons GTGTACATGTTCCTCGTGAAGTGGCAGGACCTGTCAGAGAAGGTGGTCTACCGACGCTTCACCGAGATCTACGAGTTTCAC AAAATCTTAAAGGAAATGTTCCCTATCGAGGCTGGGGACATCAACCCAGAGAACAGGATCATCCCCCACCTGCCAG CACCCCGGTGGTTTGATGGCCAGCGGACCGCTGAGAGCCGCCAGGGCACACTCACCGAGTACTGCAGTGCGCTCATGGGTCTGCCCGCCAAGATCTCCCGCTGCCCCCATCTGCTGGACTTCTTCAAGGTGCGCCCGGATGACCTCAAGCTGCCCACCGACAGCCA GGTGAAGAAGCCGGAGACATACCTGATggccaaggatggcaagactaatgCAGCCG ACATCACCGGGCCCATCATCCTGCAGACGTACCGCGCCATCGCTGATTACGAGAAGAGCTCGGGCTCCGAGATGGCCCTGGCCTCGGGCGACGTGGTGGACGTGGTGGAGAAGGGCGAGAGCG GTTGGTGGTTCTGCCAGATGAAGGCGAAGCGCGGCTGGGTCCCGGCGTCCTACTTGGAGCCCCTGGATAGTCCTGACGAGGCAGAGGACCCAGAGCCCAACTATGCAG GTGAGCCCTATGTCACCATCAAGGCCTACACTGCTGTGGAGAAGGACGAGGTGACCTTGGGTGAGGGCGAGACCATTGAGGTTATCCATAAGCTCCTGGACGGCTGGTGGGTCATCAG gaaagaggacaTCACAGGCTACTTCCCGTCCATGTACCTGCAAAAGTCGGGGCAGGACCCGGACCAGGCCAAACGCCAGATCAAGAACCGAGGGGCGCCGCCCCGCAG GTCCTCCATCCGCAACGCGCACAGCATCCACCAGCGGTCGCGGAAGCGCCTCAGCCAGGACGCCTATCGCCGCAACAGCGTCCGCTTCCTGCAGCAGCGCCGCCGCCCGGCTGGGCCGGGACCACGCATCGCGGGGGGCGCCATCC